AAAATGCGCTAAAAGCATAAGGCTGCCCCTCATCATCAACGACACAAACGCTAGCAAGGTGCATCTTTTTTAAAAATTTAACTATTCTCTCATCCATCTAAATTCCTCTAAAAATATCAAGAATGGCTTGAAATTTAAAGACAACAAAGAGCAATATAACAATCCAGATCAAAAAGATGATGAGCTCAACTAGGTTAAACTTATCCTTTGCTACTTTTTTAAAAATAAGCATTGTTAAAAATGCTCCTAAAAAGCCGCCAATTAGCGAGAAATAGTGGATCGCATTTACTTTTACAAAGCTTGGCAAAAGCCCTTTAAAAAATAGTGAAAACATCAAAATTGAGAGCAAATTTGCGAGTATAAAGTAGTAGCAAACGACTGGCAAAACAGGCCAAAGCTTAGCAAAAACGAAGCTTAAAACAGTGATAAGCATCAGCAAAAAGATCCTAGTCCCAAAACAACACATCGCCCGTCCTTTTTTGACGCATTTTACAAAATTTTGCTTTATGAAATTAAAAATTTGCCGATTTAGCCTCAAAAGGATTTAAAAATGCAAACAAATTTTTACTCTCAAGGAAGCTACAACAACATGAGCTTTTCGATGAAAACTAGCTCAGGCGATGAGATAAGCTTTTCGATGTATGACAACAAAAGTTTGGAGTTTTCCAGCCAGAAAAATGGCACTTCTAGCCAAAGAAGTCTTGCTCTCACGCACGAATACGGCTATGAGTTTTTATATAAAGGAAACGGCATAGACGAGCAAGATATGAAAGAGATCGAAGAGGCGATGAAGCAAATTCGCCCACAAGTTGATGAATTTATGAAAAACGTCAAAGAGGGCGACAAGATCGCTGGTAGTAGCCAAAGCATAAGTGATCTTTCAAACAAGATCAAGCAAATGTTGCCTACCGCAAAAGATCTAAATCACAAAAATTTCATAAATGACAATATGCTAAAGATGTTTGACGAGCTTCTAGCTAAAAATGATGCAAATAAAAATCTACTAAGTGCTACAAAAAGGCTATTTGATACATTGCTTGATGAGAGCAACAAAGTATCTTACTATGCGTAAATTTAGGGCCTTCTGGCTCTAAATTTTTATAAGCGCCTCTCTCTCAAAAAAGAGGTGCGACAAGACTATCACGAAATAAAGCTGAAAAAATAGCCCCACAAGCGGCACAAGCGAGATGAGATAAAACAAAAGTGTAAAAGCTATAAATTTTATCCCGCCGCCTTCAAGCAGTGCTAGCTCAAATTTATCACTATCAAGAGTGTTTGAGCCAACGTCTATCAGTAAAAGTTTGTAATAGATATAAAAAAACGGCACGTTTATGATGAAAAAATTTAAGACTGGTACAAATAAAAGCGGTAGGCAAACGAGCAATATCCCAAGAAATTTCATGATCTCAATCATCATCACCTTTAGCACTCTAGCCGTGCTAACCTCGCTTTTAAGCACGTAGTTGTAGTGTCTTTTGTTTATCTCTTTAGCCACAACCGGCGTTAAAAAGCCAGCTACGATTAGAGCAATCACGATGCTAACAATGATCGTTAAAAAGGTGCTCAGAATATAAAAAAGTATACTAACTATCCATTTTGTGGCGCTAAAGCTTAAAATTTTAATAGCGATAAAAGAGAGCGCCGAGTTTGGCTCTAAAAAGGCAAAATTCTCATTTTTGGCGCTATCACTTAAAAGATCAAATATCTCACCGCCGCTCCAGATCGTAAGCCACGCAAGACTAAAAATGCTAAGGAAAAGTGGCAAGATGGATAGCACTATAAATTTGGCTGTAAAAAAATCTTTAAAACCAAGGCGAAGAAGGTTTATCATTTCACCTTTTTATACTCGTGCTCAAGTGCGGCATAAATTTCATCAATCTTGCTAACGCCATTTGACAAAATTTCACTCATCACTTCATTATCTTCGCGTCCGTTCCAATTTTTCTTATAGCTGCCTTCTTTGTAGCCATTATTTTGACGGAAGCGATTTAGCACGTTTTTAGCGATGTAGCACTCATAAAGTGAGTATAAATTTACGCCACATTTTAAAGACATAGAGAAGTAAATTTTTAAAATATCAAATATATCGTAGTCAAACCCGCTACACTCATGTATAAGCATTTCAACATCATTCATTATCTCATAAATGCTCTCGTCTTCGATCTTTAGTGGCTCTTTGCAAAACTCACTAAATCCGCTTGATTGGCAAATATCATCGGCCAAAGTTTCTATATCTCCAAGCTGTTTTGATTTATAAATTTGTAAAGCTAGACTCATAATAAAGTGCCAAATATCAACAACTTCTATGCGCAAATTTTGCTCATCAGTCTTAGCATCAATGCTCTTCCAGTGCTTCCATGCAAAGCTATCGATTAGCTCAGCGCACTCCATATATATGCAGCGCCTCCAGCTGATTAATTTATTTTTATTAGTATAACCATTTTCCCAGCCAAGCCCATTTGTCTCATCATTTAGGCTTTGCTGCATCTTTAACATCTCTAAAATAATCGTTCTTTCATTCATTTTAGGCCTTTTAAAATTTTAAAGGATTATAACAAAAAATTATTAAATGCCACGAGGCAAGCTTGACTTAAATCATTTTATGTATAAAATTTAGGAGCTAAAATAGGCAAAAATTTCAAAGGAGAAAAAATGAGAGAAAAAGATCTAGTGGTTTGCAATGTTTGCGGACTAAAAAGCAGCGATGATACAAATGCGGTTTTTATCCACGCTCATAAAAATGGCGAAGAAGTTGATATCTGCACCAGTTGTGTTCCAAGCGTAATCCATGGTTCAGGTATGGTCGTAAAATCAAACGAAGAGATAAAGGCTGAAATTTAAACTTTAGCTATCATTTGAGGATCTTGTCTTACAAGGTCTTCAAATTCTTCTGCACTCATAGGACGAGATAGGAAAAGTCCTTGCACTTCATTACAATCAAGCTCTTTTAAGAAACGAATGTCCTCTTCTTTTTCTACGCCTTTTGCGCCAACTTTTATCTTCATTGCCTTTGCTAAATCAATAATTGCAGATACTATTTGTGCATCTATTTTGCTATTTGATGCTTGAGCAACAAATTCACTTGCTATTTTTATACGCTTAACATCGTATTTTCTAATATAAATAAATGAAGTATATCCAGAGCCAAAATTATCTATACAAACGTCTATATTATTTTCTTTAAGAATAGAAAAAATTTTATCGAGCGTCTTAGTATTATTTGTCCATATTTCTTCGCCAAATTCTATTTCAAAAAGCCCTGGCTTTATATGATGCGAGCGTAAGCTAGAAACAAAATCTAAAACAAATTTTTCTGATTTACTTTGAATCTGTGCAACATTTATACTTATTTTTGGTATCAAGAGTTTTTCTTTTTGCCATCTATCTACACACTCTATGGTCTTTGAAACTAAAAGCGAGCAAATATCGTTTAAGATATCACTATTTACATTGACCTCTTTCATAAATTTGCTTGCTTCCATCAAGCCAAATTTTTCTGATTTCCAATATAAAAAAACCTCTGCGTAGATCATTTTTTCGATTTTTAGATCAAATATTGGTTGAAAATATACATGAAGGTCTTCTTGTAAATTAGCTTTTTTAAGCGCGATCTCGATACTTGAGCTTAGGTGCATTTCATTGCTAATTTTATCGCTATAAACCATAGGATTTAAAGCTGGATTTTTCTTGGCGTAATACATTGCCATATCTGCATTTTTTATAATATTTCTTGGATTTGCCGTGCTATTTTTTGTTGCTACGTCTATGCCTATTATGCACTTAAGCCCAAAGTGATATCTATCTATTTGAATTGGTTTTTCAATAGCATCTTTTAAGGCAATACCAAGATTTAAGCGTTTTGTATGACTATTTATCTCCATTTTTGCTAGTACGATAAATTCGTCCGCACTAATCCTTGCTATGGTCTCTTGTCTATTACAAACTTCAAGTATCCTTTTTGCAACTAGCTTTAAAATTCTATCGCCTATTTCATGTCCGTAAGATGTATTTATGCTTTTAAAACGGCTTAAATTTATATAATAAACTGCGATTTCCTCATCTTCAGAGATGCTTTTACACATTCTCTCAAGCTCATTTACTATAAAATTTCTATTGCCAAGGTCTGTTAGATAGTCTTTCTCAGACATATCTTGAAGCCTTAAATTTGCGAGCATAAGTTCATTGGTTCGCTCATGCATCGACTTTTCCATCTCTCTATGAAGATTTCTCTCATAATCTAATATTTTTCTACTTGCAATAGAGCTTTTAACATAGTAATTAACAATAGCATTTACAACTAAAACAAAAAGTGAGATAAGTGCACTAAAAGATGTTAGATCTTCTTGTAATAGCAAAGGCAAAACTATTATTATTGGTAGCCATTTTGATCCTATTGAGATATCTTTATCGGTATTTGTAACATATTCATTTCTAGCTTTTAAATGAAAAGCTCCTATCATCAAGAAGAAGAAAGGAACGATATATAAAAAATCTATTTTATGGCCAAAATTTACATTTGAGATCTGACTATAGAAAATAAATAAATTTAGCATCGTAAATAAAATGCTAGCTGATATAAGGTAAAAGCCGCTAATTTTTATATGAAGCAAACTGCTTGTAAAAATCTCACTTAAAGTGATAAAAAGTATAAGAAAATTTATGGCCACAATAGATAGAAAAACGATATTTGATCTATTATTTATCATCGATAAGATATCTACTTCATCAAAAATACCATATATTAAAATTACTATTAAAAAAAAGACACTTATGCTATCCATAATGATGGCTAGTTTCTCTTGACTAGCTGCAAATTTTGAATACAAAAATATACTAACACCAGCTAAAATAGATATCATCGGCAACATAAAAAACACATCAAGATACGCATAAGAACTATGAGCCCGCAATAATACATCTTGATTTAACACCATTAATGCATCGCAAATAGACCATAAAAAAACACCAAAACATATTGCAAGCCAATGCGTTATTTTGGTTTTTACTTTATCCATTGAAGTATAAATGCCAAAAGTTACTATAAATAAACTAAGTAAAATAGAAATTTTTCCAATTAGATTATAGTCTAGTAAAGATGCTAATAGTGCAAATACGAATAGCGCTACAACTGCAACTAAGATCCATTTTCTCATGCCAGTTATAGATGATTTTGATATTAAAAAAATAGTGTCCCTCTCCTAAGAAATAGTCCAAATTATACAAAAATTGACTTTGCTTTTGGTTATAATTTCCCAAAAAATTTTAAAATTCACAAAGGTATCTTATGAAGTGTAATATCGTCATAAATGGACAAAATTTAATAGATTATAAATCTTTTATCTTATTTTTCTCAAAGGCGGCAAGAAAGCAGTATTTTATAAACACTTTTATGATATTTACTGAAGCCATCATAGCTGGTTTTGTTGCTGATATGCTATTAAAAAGTAAAATTTTTACTGTCATCGGAGCTGTTTTTGCTATATTTTGGATCATTTTTTATCCTATTTTTTTAAAAAGAAGTCGCATAGCTGCATTAAAGAGAATTGAAATTTCAGACGTTCAAAAGCAAATGAATTTTGAAGTAAATGAGAAATTTCTGGCTTATTATGAAAACGAACCCAAAGAAAATGAAAAATTTGGCCTAAATAAAGTTAGTGAAATTTATGAGCTCAAAAATATTTTTATCATTTTTTTAGAAGAAAAGATTCATCTAATAATCCCAAAAGATGAAGCTAGCTCAAAAATGATAAATGAGCTAGCCAAACTTTGCCATAAAGATATTTTGAAATTTGAAAATTTTAGCGCAAAGAGCGTGCTTAAATAGCACTTATTATAAGCTTTTCAAAATCCTCTGCACTCATTGGCTTGCCCCAAAGATACCCTTGCACCTCATCGCATCCAAGCTCTCTTAAAATTTCAAGCTGGGTTTCATCTTCGACGCCTTCAGCAATAGTCTTTAGCTCCACATTTTTAGCTAGAGCTATAACGCTTTTTACCACGTCTTTATCTATATCATTTATAGCAATATTATCTATCAGCTCTTTAGCGATCTTTAGGCGACTCATAGGATATTTTTTGATGTAATTCATCGATGAAAAACCGGTACCAAAATCATCTATGGATATGCAAATTCCTCTATTTGAAAGCTCAGATAACGCACTTTGCATCATCTCTTCGGCATTAACGAGGCTAGCCTCAGTGATCTCAACATCTACACAAGATGGATCGATGCCGTATCTATCTATATAACTTAAAAATTTAGATGCAAAATTTATATTATCAATCTGTTTTGGTGAGATATTTATGCCTATTTTTAGGTTTGTATTATATTTTTCATTCCAAAAGGCCATTTGTTTTATAGCATTTTTTGCCACCCATTTTCCTATCGCATTGATAATAGAGCTTTGTTCGGCTATTGGGATAAATTTTGATTGATCCACTGGACCTTTTATAGGAGAGTTCCACCTAACAAGAGCCTCTGCTCCTACTATTTTTTTACCTTCTATTAGATATTGGGGCTGAAATTTTAGCTCAAATTCTTCATCAAAGCTTATGCTATTTAGCAATATTTCTATATAGTTTCTATCCTGAATAATGCTTTTTATATCACTATAAAAAACATACTTTTCAGATGCATCTTTCTTTGCTGCTTCTAGTGCTGCTTCTGATTGCATGATAAAATCATCAGCCAAAATTTCACTAGTTTGTGTCGAGCTAATCCCTATTTTCGCATCAAGTACAATTTTATAATCATCTATAACGATTGGCTCTGAAATAGCTTTTAGTAGATAGTGCAAAAATTCCCTGCAATGCACATTTTCATTTTGCTTGACAACAACGATAAAGTCATCTCCGCCAGATCTTGCAAATAAGGAATCGTTTGGTGGCAATATTGACTCAATATTTGAAGCAAACTTTGCTATTACATCATCACCTATATAATGCCCATACGAGTCATTTATCGCTTTAAAATGGTTTATGTCAATACTATAAATATCTATCTTTTCGCCAAGTGCCTTTGACTTTATCATCTCTTCAAGCCTTGCAATAAAATACTGGCGATTTAGAGCATTTGTCAAATAATCATATTTACTGATCCTTTGTAGGTGCCTATTTGTCTCTTCAAGCTCTTTTACTTTACTTTCTATCTGATTATTTAACACTTTTTTGATATGTATTTCACGTTTAATTAAAATATCCATTTTTCTAACATTAGAAAACGTATAAGATAATGCCCCGTATGCAAGCAAAGTAACTAAAATAGAAAATAACCATGTCAAATTTATCTTCCAAGAGTACAAGATCATGATCGTTAAAAATACAGCAAAAACAAATAGCTTTTGTATTAAAATTTTATCAAAATCGTTTCTGAGCGCCCTAAATTTTAGATTTGCCTCACCCTCTCTTAAATGAAGTGTGGCAACAAACAACATAAAAAATGAACTCTTAAATACAATGTCGTATCCAAAAAAGGATATTTCATCTATCCAAAAATCCATTGTAGTGGTAAAAACGTCATAAGTGCTTATTACAATAAGCGCTATCAAGCATAAAAGTATAGATAGTCTTTTTTTTGAAAATTTAAGTGAAAAAAACGCAATAAATGAAGTACAAAACATAAATAAATCTATGGCAATGTAACTTAGATTAAAAAAATCTTTTTGACTTAAAACTTGAGTTAAATTTCTATTAAAAATCATAAACCACATAAAACTAAAATATATTGCGGAAATAGAAACTGAGTCCACAAATACTTGCATTAAAAATAAATTTTTCAAATTTTTAATCAAAATATAAAAAGCAGAAAATGCAAACATAAAATATGAGACTACGTATGAGATTTGTATAAAATTGACTTTAGAAAGAAATTGTTTAAGAAAATCAACCTTATCATATAGCATCCACATAGTGTCTGATGCTACCCAACAAGTAAGGCCTAGTAATATATATATCCAATATGTTTTTAAATTTCTTGTCTCTTTTAGCTTTAAAAAGATAAATAATGTGATCATAAAATCAAATAGAGTAGTAATTATGTCTTCATAAAAACCACTAGCAATAAAATAACTAACAACATATACACAAAAAAGTATCAACATAAATAAAAAAGATACTTGATTTTCGTTACTTATTTTACTTATCATGTTCCGTCTTTATATATCTTTCTCTGCCTTTTTGGCTAAGCTTTGCCACCTTTGCCACTCACCGCTATCATCGACGTCGTTGCCGATAGCTTCGTATCTAGCGTAAAAATGCTCAACAAATTTCTTGCACTCTTCATCTTTTGGCAGATAGCTTAGTTCATCTTTTTGGCAAAATTTCTCCAAAAATGTGCTCGCATCAACTTTTTCAGCGTATATTTGTGCTAGGTCAAAGTAGTTCTCTAAGCAAATTTCTTTAAATTTAGCGTAAGCTTGCTCGCTCATATCCACGCTTAGTTTGCCATCAAATTTAAGCACTCCAGCTCTAAAAAGCAGGCTAAGATGTATGAGCCCCTCGCAGTAGTACGCCCTCACCTCATCAACCTTTCGCCACGCGATAAGCCCAACAGCACGGGCGATTAGCTCGTGAAAGACAGCCATTTTATACTCCGCCTCTTCGTGCAAGAAAAAATTTACTAGCCCACCAGTTGTCGCCTTGTACTCTTCTATAAATTTAAAGACGCCACTTTTATTCATGCTCATCTCCGTATCAAGCCCGATAAAGAGTATGTGTCCAAACTCATGGCCGATCGTTGAGATTTCATAGACTTTTTTCCAAATTTTTGGCTTTAAAAATAAAATCTCTCTGCCAAAATCCAAAAATTCTTTGCTAAAAATTTCAACCCCAAGCTTCATAAAAGGCTTTGCCTTTGCGCCCTCGTAGACGTGATTTACAAAGGCAAAAATTTTCTTGCCGCATTTTGCGCTCACACTCTCATCATTTGGTACGACTTGAGCGCTAAAAAGCCCGTTTAGCTCCGCTGCGTAATAGATCATCGGCACGCTTATATAAAGCTGCGTTCTAGCGATATTTTCGCTAACTACCTTGTTTGTCTCGGCGTTATCAAATTTGATCTTTTCGCAAACGCTTTCGTAAGTTTTTGCCACTTTTTCTTTAAATTTAAGCTCATCAATGCCCTCGCTATCAACCAGCCTGATATCCCACTCTAGCGCAACTGCGTGCGTGTAGGCATCCTCGTAGTACTCTAGTGGATGACCCGGCTGAAGCGCACCTTTTACATCCATCCACGCTATCTCAGCCTCTTGCCAAGCGTTTATCACCTTTGCATTATCTTCTTCACAAAAGGCATTTTGTAGCTTTTCAAGGTATTTTACGTAAGATTTTTGCTCGTCGTTTTTGGCTAAATTTCTTAAAATTTCAAGATTTTTAACAAAAACACTTTTAAGCTCTCTAACCTCATCTTTAAAAGCAAGTGCGTAAGGCAAAAAGCTAAATTTATCACCTTCCTTTACTACCGCGCCATACGTTCTATCAGCCCTTACGCCGTTACTATCACACTGAAATAAAGTATTTTTAGTGATAAACTCATTTGCCTGGCTTAAATCTTTAAATTTAGCCTCAAACTCTTTGTTTGCAGTGTCTATTATCTTTTCTTGCCATGAAATTTGCCACGCATTTAGACTAAGCCCAAGTTCATGCATCGCCTGCACAAAAGCTTGGTTAAACGGATCTAAAATTTTCTCTTCTTTGGCCTTTTCTAAAAGCTTGGCGTGCAGGTTTTCATATAAATTTCTAACGTAGCCATACATTAAATTTAGCACTCGTTTTTGCTCGTCTTCGCCTAAATTTAGCTTTTTTAGATCATTTTGAAGCGGATCAACTTTAAGATCTACTATCCTTCTTGCAAGGGCTAGTTTTTGGCTTGGTGTGCCAGCAAGACCACAAATTTTAACAGCTTCGTTTATAATGTCATCATCTAAATTTTTATAAATAGCATTTAGCTTGTTTTTTTGCTCTTTTGTAAGTTCATTTAATCTTTTAAAATCGTTCATTTTTTCATCCCCTGAAGTTGCAAGATTTTAGCATAAAGCCTTAAAATTTGCTACAATCAACCAAAAATTTTAACATCTAAAAGGCAAAAAATGGATATTTTAAAAGATTTTGGTGAGCCGCGCATAAAACAAGTTATGTTGCCAAAAGATACAAACTCAGCTGGAAATATTTTTGGTGGCTGGATAATGAGTCAGATCGACCTTGCAGGTGCACAAGCTGCAAGAGAAATTTCTCCTGAACGCGTTGTGACGATTTCTATGAAAGAGATCATTTTCAAGCAACCTGTCTTTGTTGGCGATGTGCTAAGCTGCTACGCTAAAATCATCTCTGTTGGTAAAACCTCAATAACAACGCAAATAGAAGTAACCGCCCTTAGGCTAAATCCGGGCGGATATAGAGAAACTATACACGTTACTAGCGCTACCGCAACTTACGTAAGCGTGACGAAAGATGGACTTAAAAAGCCAATCGATGAGAAGTTAAAACAACTTCATGGATTTTAAAAATTTGGTTGCGATTTATGCAACCAAATTAAAAAATTAATACTACTTTTAAAAATTATTGAAATTCATAAACTAAAAGCAATATTTTTCAACTTCTTTAAATGCTTTGTGAAGTAAAATCAGGCTCTAAACATTTTTTGGGAGAAAAATGAAAAAATCACGTTTAGGCCTTTTGCAAACACAAATTTTAGATATCCTAACTCAATCCGAGCTTGATAAATTTGAGTACAAAAACCTTCCAAAAACAAGCATCATCTACGCAGAAGAGATCAAAATCATCATTTTAAAAAGTGGCTGTGCAAAGCTTTCGTTTTTTGAAGATGGGGAAGAATTTATCCTTTACCGTTTGGAAGCAAACAACATTGCTGTTCTTGATGATAATTGTGCTTTTGAAATTTTAGAAGACGCAAAAATTTACTCCATAAACTTAAGCGAAATAAGTGAAATTTTATCAAATGTAAATGTTGTAGATGAAATTTTAAAAGCGGCATTAAACGCCATCATCGTACAACGCCAGATAATAAAATCTATACTTTTTGAAGATGCAAAGGGTAGGATTGCAAATTTTTTAATCGAACTTGCAAAGGAGCAGGATCTAAAGCAAAATGGATATCACTACATATTTTTACCATTTTCTCTAAAAGTACTCTCAAGCTTCGTAGGACTTAAAAGGCAAAGTGCTTCAACTGCATTTAATGAGCTTATAAAAAACGACATCATAAGAAAAATAACGCCACATGAATTTTTGATCATAGATTACGAAAAGCTTGAAAGTTACACAAACTAAAAATCAAAAATTTTTAATAGATACAGAGATGGCTACCTAGTAAAGGGTGGCTTTGAAGGATTAGTCTTTGCCAAGAAGCAAAGACTAAAAATTTTTAAGCTTTTTTCTTCATATCGAATTTATTAGCCATAAAGCCAACTAAACCAACAAAGAAAAGTCCGCCGCAGATATTACCAAGTGTAACTGGAACTAAGTTTTTACCGATGAAATTTCCCCAGTTTAAAACTTCTAGTTTTTCAGCCGTGATGCCATGTCCTAAAGCTGCAGCTGCAGCAGCGATATCTCCGCCGTTTGCCGCGATATAGTGAGCTTTTGAGATGATGGCTTCAGTGATTATGAACATATTTGCCACGCAGTGCTCCATTGAGCAAGCCACAAATGCGCCGATCATCCACATAATGGCAAAGAATTTACCAGATAGATTGCTCTCACTTGTCGCAGTCCAAATAGACATACAAACAAAGACGTTACAAAAAATTCCGCGGATAAATAGCTCATGAAATGGTGCTGTGATCTTGCCAATACCAGCTGGTATAAAGTGCTGTAAGATGTAGCCATCATACTTTAGTGGCAAGCCTGAGTAGTAGTACATATAAGCGATCAATGCGCCACCAACGAAGTTAAATATCCAAACAATAGCCCAGTATCCGATAGTCTTACCTAGTTTTAGCTTGCCTTCATATGCGCTAACACCGCTTAAAACAGAGCTTGTAAAGAGGTGGCCGCCATAAAAGACAACCATCATAAGA
This genomic window from Campylobacter concisus contains:
- a CDS encoding dUTP diphosphatase, with product MNERTIILEMLKMQQSLNDETNGLGWENGYTNKNKLISWRRCIYMECAELIDSFAWKHWKSIDAKTDEQNLRIEVVDIWHFIMSLALQIYKSKQLGDIETLADDICQSSGFSEFCKEPLKIEDESIYEIMNDVEMLIHECSGFDYDIFDILKIYFSMSLKCGVNLYSLYECYIAKNVLNRFRQNNGYKEGSYKKNWNGREDNEVMSEILSNGVSKIDEIYAALEHEYKKVK
- a CDS encoding putative bifunctional diguanylate cyclase/phosphodiesterase, which encodes MIALIVISTYDVFTTTMDFWIDEISFFGYDIVFKSSFFMLFVATLHLREGEANLKFRALRNDFDKILIQKLFVFAVFLTIMILYSWKINLTWLFSILVTLLAYGALSYTFSNVRKMDILIKREIHIKKVLNNQIESKVKELEETNRHLQRISKYDYLTNALNRQYFIARLEEMIKSKALGEKIDIYSIDINHFKAINDSYGHYIGDDVIAKFASNIESILPPNDSLFARSGGDDFIVVVKQNENVHCREFLHYLLKAISEPIVIDDYKIVLDAKIGISSTQTSEILADDFIMQSEAALEAAKKDASEKYVFYSDIKSIIQDRNYIEILLNSISFDEEFELKFQPQYLIEGKKIVGAEALVRWNSPIKGPVDQSKFIPIAEQSSIINAIGKWVAKNAIKQMAFWNEKYNTNLKIGINISPKQIDNINFASKFLSYIDRYGIDPSCVDVEITEASLVNAEEMMQSALSELSNRGICISIDDFGTGFSSMNYIKKYPMSRLKIAKELIDNIAINDIDKDVVKSVIALAKNVELKTIAEGVEDETQLEILRELGCDEVQGYLWGKPMSAEDFEKLIISAI
- a CDS encoding L-arabinose ABC transporter, translating into MCCFGTRIFLLMLITVLSFVFAKLWPVLPVVCYYFILANLLSILMFSLFFKGLLPSFVKVNAIHYFSLIGGFLGAFLTMLIFKKVAKDKFNLVELIIFLIWIVILLFVVFKFQAILDIFRGI
- a CDS encoding formate/nitrite transporter family protein, giving the protein MLNPAETAQAVSSSMEHKAHMPLASIIFLAIMAGAAIAMGDIFWAHSTVGMAENQSIGLSNFIGGITFSCGLMMVVFYGGHLFTSSVLSGVSAYEGKLKLGKTIGYWAIVWIFNFVGGALIAYMYYYSGLPLKYDGYILQHFIPAGIGKITAPFHELFIRGIFCNVFVCMSIWTATSESNLSGKFFAIMWMIGAFVACSMEHCVANMFIITEAIISKAHYIAANGGDIAAAAAALGHGITAEKLEVLNWGNFIGKNLVPVTLGNICGGLFFVGLVGFMANKFDMKKKA
- a CDS encoding ATP/GTP-binding protein, with the translated sequence MQTNFYSQGSYNNMSFSMKTSSGDEISFSMYDNKSLEFSSQKNGTSSQRSLALTHEYGYEFLYKGNGIDEQDMKEIEEAMKQIRPQVDEFMKNVKEGDKIAGSSQSISDLSNKIKQMLPTAKDLNHKNFINDNMLKMFDELLAKNDANKNLLSATKRLFDTLLDESNKVSYYA
- a CDS encoding Crp/Fnr family transcriptional regulator, coding for MKKSRLGLLQTQILDILTQSELDKFEYKNLPKTSIIYAEEIKIIILKSGCAKLSFFEDGEEFILYRLEANNIAVLDDNCAFEILEDAKIYSINLSEISEILSNVNVVDEILKAALNAIIVQRQIIKSILFEDAKGRIANFLIELAKEQDLKQNGYHYIFLPFSLKVLSSFVGLKRQSASTAFNELIKNDIIRKITPHEFLIIDYEKLESYTN
- a CDS encoding bifunctional diguanylate cyclase/phosphodiesterase translates to MDKVKTKITHWLAICFGVFLWSICDALMVLNQDVLLRAHSSYAYLDVFFMLPMISILAGVSIFLYSKFAASQEKLAIIMDSISVFFLIVILIYGIFDEVDILSMINNRSNIVFLSIVAINFLILFITLSEIFTSSLLHIKISGFYLISASILFTMLNLFIFYSQISNVNFGHKIDFLYIVPFFFLMIGAFHLKARNEYVTNTDKDISIGSKWLPIIIVLPLLLQEDLTSFSALISLFVLVVNAIVNYYVKSSIASRKILDYERNLHREMEKSMHERTNELMLANLRLQDMSEKDYLTDLGNRNFIVNELERMCKSISEDEEIAVYYINLSRFKSINTSYGHEIGDRILKLVAKRILEVCNRQETIARISADEFIVLAKMEINSHTKRLNLGIALKDAIEKPIQIDRYHFGLKCIIGIDVATKNSTANPRNIIKNADMAMYYAKKNPALNPMVYSDKISNEMHLSSSIEIALKKANLQEDLHVYFQPIFDLKIEKMIYAEVFLYWKSEKFGLMEASKFMKEVNVNSDILNDICSLLVSKTIECVDRWQKEKLLIPKISINVAQIQSKSEKFVLDFVSSLRSHHIKPGLFEIEFGEEIWTNNTKTLDKIFSILKENNIDVCIDNFGSGYTSFIYIRKYDVKRIKIASEFVAQASNSKIDAQIVSAIIDLAKAMKIKVGAKGVEKEEDIRFLKELDCNEVQGLFLSRPMSAEEFEDLVRQDPQMIAKV
- the ciaB gene encoding invasion protein CiaB codes for the protein MNDFKRLNELTKEQKNKLNAIYKNLDDDIINEAVKICGLAGTPSQKLALARRIVDLKVDPLQNDLKKLNLGEDEQKRVLNLMYGYVRNLYENLHAKLLEKAKEEKILDPFNQAFVQAMHELGLSLNAWQISWQEKIIDTANKEFEAKFKDLSQANEFITKNTLFQCDSNGVRADRTYGAVVKEGDKFSFLPYALAFKDEVRELKSVFVKNLEILRNLAKNDEQKSYVKYLEKLQNAFCEEDNAKVINAWQEAEIAWMDVKGALQPGHPLEYYEDAYTHAVALEWDIRLVDSEGIDELKFKEKVAKTYESVCEKIKFDNAETNKVVSENIARTQLYISVPMIYYAAELNGLFSAQVVPNDESVSAKCGKKIFAFVNHVYEGAKAKPFMKLGVEIFSKEFLDFGREILFLKPKIWKKVYEISTIGHEFGHILFIGLDTEMSMNKSGVFKFIEEYKATTGGLVNFFLHEEAEYKMAVFHELIARAVGLIAWRKVDEVRAYYCEGLIHLSLLFRAGVLKFDGKLSVDMSEQAYAKFKEICLENYFDLAQIYAEKVDASTFLEKFCQKDELSYLPKDEECKKFVEHFYARYEAIGNDVDDSGEWQRWQSLAKKAEKDI
- a CDS encoding acyl-CoA thioesterase, with protein sequence MDILKDFGEPRIKQVMLPKDTNSAGNIFGGWIMSQIDLAGAQAAREISPERVVTISMKEIIFKQPVFVGDVLSCYAKIISVGKTSITTQIEVTALRLNPGGYRETIHVTSATATYVSVTKDGLKKPIDEKLKQLHGF
- a CDS encoding EI24 domain-containing protein, producing the protein MINLLRLGFKDFFTAKFIVLSILPLFLSIFSLAWLTIWSGGEIFDLLSDSAKNENFAFLEPNSALSFIAIKILSFSATKWIVSILFYILSTFLTIIVSIVIALIVAGFLTPVVAKEINKRHYNYVLKSEVSTARVLKVMMIEIMKFLGILLVCLPLLFVPVLNFFIINVPFFYIYYKLLLIDVGSNTLDSDKFELALLEGGGIKFIAFTLLFYLISLVPLVGLFFQLYFVIVLSHLFFEREALIKI